The Lacticaseibacillus rhamnosus DNA window TCATCCGAATCAATGAGGATAAGCAGCAGTTTGGACTCAAACGGCTCAAAGAATTGGTGACCCAATATGAGGTGACAGCATTTGTCTTGGGATTACCCAAGAATATGAACAATTCAATTGGACCGCGCGCAGAGAAATCACAAGCATATGGTGATTTACTTAAAGAGACGTTTGGGCTGCCAGTTGATTTCATCGATGAGCGATTGACAACGGTTGAA harbors:
- the ruvX gene encoding Holliday junction resolvase RuvX, translating into MRLMGLDVGSRTVGVAVSDPLGWTAQGLEIIRINEDKQQFGLKRLKELVTQYEVTAFVLGLPKNMNNSIGPRAEKSQAYGDLLKETFGLPVDFIDERLTTVEASRMLIEEADASRKRQKQVIDKLAAQMILQNYLDAKGPLTKQ